A single region of the Chrysoperla carnea chromosome 5, inChrCarn1.1, whole genome shotgun sequence genome encodes:
- the LOC123299795 gene encoding PHD finger protein 12 → MGDVDYDLDTTGGLMDQIQALLAPPTNEQTPPKNGKETSKHPYYKRPGKGHNHDSCDACTEGGDLICCDKCPASFHLQCHDPPLEEADIPQGQWLCHMCRKNAEIKVNKITNSNEESENSRKRLRRQASSASTSTPEVTNAAQNVSSSTSSSRSPNKKQKPNPLEVLVQAASVLNPKQFELPKALTVPCPFPGTDKIEILTNRNGRRQPPRSNGKQVRKPHELQPGGIVPLPARTCFECGRSCRVAPLLACDYCPLFFHQDCLDPPLTAPPNGRWMCPNHVEQYIDSKLVTTVSATERIKLWDRFTGPIDQDAIKTEFIRKAHCRNPPFRIKVNLGTRSRVKVPGLVRYHYKHPVDLLPSLRDVRRAQCVLQRTEDPFYFDNRSDDFYYDEVDDLMNSDRTGNCQNNKIETSSQDSGIVDYEHGIDSNNSADIKQPPSTNATQWNGRRSSNCSNGSNDDTSSQILAALGHDIKLPDVVSNISQDVDRELKQLDDRLVRFLAYQRLQQLSKSDLPDINKQKPHKHMPLPSELLTPADIERISRVFLSPTKCKSPTPPPPPPAPPIVPTNTTLSSESITTSIQTVDLSDVDTRIRARAILYPVITKNIIETVETIDEKLSQATAMRYRSLSIGRGPANHVDIDRYGKCNFVSAKHAVIFYDEAAQKYELINYSEHGTSVNNVLYTCDFSTKRTKQQSLIADIVEKRKTAKMAADSSSSCSSTPVHNNNNNNHNNISSTKLTCRCGHGVPPELTEGWEGTAILSHGTLLKFGCISFVFSITDETGV, encoded by the exons atggGCGATGTTGATTATGATCTTGACACTACTGGAGGTCTTATGGAC CAAATACAAGCTCTATTAGCACCACCAACAAATGAACAAACTCCCCCGAAAAATGGTAAAGAAACATCGAAACATCCGTACTATAAACGACCTGGAAAAGGACATAATCATGATAGTTGTGATGCTTGTACCGAAGGAGGTGACTTAATATGTTGTGATAAATGTCCAGCAAGTTTTCATTTACAATGCCA TGATCCTCCATTAGAAGAAGCTGATATACCACAAGGACAATGGCTCTGTCATATGTGCCGTAAAAATGCCGaaataaaagtgaataaaattacaaattccaATGAAGAATCTGAAAATTCACGAAAACGTTTGCGTAGACAAGCATCCAGTGCGTCAACATCCACACCAGAAGTTACGAACGCTGCTCAAAATGTGTCATCGTCAACGAGTTCTTCACGTTctccaaataaaaaacaaaaaccgaaTCCATTGGAAGTTCTTGTTCAAGCTGCGAGTGTACTTAATCCAAAACAATTTGAATTGCCTAAAGCTCTTACAGTACCTTGTCCATTTCCTGGTACTGATAAAA TTGAAATTTTAACGAATCGTAATGGCCGCCGACAACCACCTCGTTCGAATGGTAAACAAGTTAGAAAACCTCATGAATTACAGCCGGGTGGCATTGTACCATTACCCGCACGAACATGTTTTGAATGCGGACGTTCGTGTCGTGTTGCGCCTCTTTTGGCTTGTGATTATTGTCCATTATTTTTTCACCAAGACTGTTTAGATCCACCGCTAACTGCACCTCCCAATGGACGATGGATGTGCCCAAATCATGTAGAACAATATATT gacTCCAAATTAGTGACAACAGTATCGGCTACAGAACGAATTAAATTATGGGATCGTTTCACTGGCCCAATTGATCAAGATGCAATCAAAACAGAATTTATCCGAAAAGCACATTGTAGGAATCCACCATTTCGAATTAAAGTGAATTTGGGTACAAGAAGTCGTGTTAAGGTTCCAGGTCTTGTACGATATCATTACAAACATCCGGTCGATTTACTGCCTAGTTTACGAGATGTTCGTCGTGCTCAATGTGTGCTTCAACGAACAGAAGatccattttattttgataatcgATCCGATGATTTTTATTATGACGAG GTGGATGATTTAATGAATTCGGATCGGACAGGtaattgtcaaaataataaaattgaaacatcGTCACAAGATAGTGGAATTGTTGACTACGAACATGGAATTGACAGCAACAACAGTGCTGATATTAAACAACCACCTTCAACGAATGCTACTCAATGGAATGGCCGTCGATCAAGTAATTGTAGCAATGGTAGCAATGATGATACAAGTTCACAAATTTTAGCTGCACTAGGACATGATATTAAACTTCCTGATGTTGTATCAAATATTAGCCAAGATG TGGATCGTGAATTGAAACAGCTGGATGATCGATTAGTACGGTTTCTTGCATATCAACGACTGCAACAATTATCCAAATCCGATTTACCCgacataaataaacaaaaaccacATAAACATATGCCCTTACCAAGTGAATTATTAACACCAGCCGATATTGAACGAATTTCAAGGGTATTCCTAAGCCCTACTAAATGTAAATCACCTACTCCACCACCGCCACCTCCTGCACCGCCCATTGTACCTACGAATACAACACTATCGTCGGAATCAATTACAACATCAATACAAACCGTAGATTTATCGGATGTGGATACACGTATTCGAGCACGTGCTATTTTATATCCAGTTATTACGAAGAATATTATTGAAACAGTTGAAACGATCGATGAGAAATTATCACAAGCGACAGCAATGCGTTATCGATCGTTGTCGATTGGACGAGGTCCAGCAAATCATGTAGATATTGATCGATATGGTAAATGTAATTTTGTATCAGCCAAGCATGCTGTGATATTTTATGACGAG gcAGCACAAAAATacgaattaataaattattcagagCATGGCACTTctgtaaataatgttttatacacatgtgatttttcaacaaaacggACAAAACAACAATCATTAATTGCTGATATTGTTGAAAAACGTAAAACAGCAAAAATGGCTGCCGATAGTAGTTCCTCATGTAGTTCAACACCAgtgcataataataataataataatcataataatattagtagtaCAAAATTAACG